A genomic window from Salvia miltiorrhiza cultivar Shanhuang (shh) chromosome 5, IMPLAD_Smil_shh, whole genome shotgun sequence includes:
- the LOC130984955 gene encoding protein WVD2-like 2 isoform X1, giving the protein MSTKSQDDEVCEEEDTSSAASARTNKFKVTVPVAPKFICEERLEKRREYYAKLDEKHKALEKEKQEAEARQKEEEAAAIKELRKSMVYRANPVPSFYHEGPPPKVELKKLPLTRPKSPKITRRRSCGDAGKACCGEVRANERAARARGKERIPGGRRSHDNSKAIKDDPQVQEHADYEDE; this is encoded by the exons ATGTCAACAAAGTCGCAGGATGATGAAGTGTGTGAAGAAGAAGACACTTCCT CTGCAGCATCAGCTCGGACGAATAAATTCAAGGTCACGGTTCCCGTTGCTCCAAAATTCATTTGTGAGGAACGGTTAGAGAAACGGAGGGAG TATTACGCGAAGCTGGATGAGAAGCACAAGGCGTTGGAGAAAGAGAAGCAAGAAGCCGAGGCTAGACAGAAG GAAGAAGAAGCAGCAGCCATAAAGGAGCTGAGGAAGAGCATGGTGTACAGAGCGAATCCGGTTCCTAGTTTCTATCACGAAGGACCTCCCCCTAAGGTTGAGCTCAAAAAG CTGCCACTAACGCGGCCTAAATCACCAAAGATAACGAGGAGGAGGAGCTGCGGGGATGCAGGGAAAGCTTGTTGCGGGGAGGTCAGAGCTAATGAACGCGCAGCTCGTGCCAGAGGTAAGGAGCGAATTCCGGGGGGAAGAAGATCACATGATAATAGCAAGGCTATAAAGGATGATCCACAAGTGCAGGAGCATGCAGATTATGAAGATGAGtga
- the LOC130984957 gene encoding uncharacterized protein LOC130984957 isoform X1, whose protein sequence is MERFFSKKRRGQPSCDSATPAIEVNVEVEANVEDETNFDEYVRDPGLRKPIEEFPITIRDQARREYLSMGPCQVVGHTYPKTQFGNQLRSFQDVWYQKFVWLEYSVAKDACFCFWCYIFKHPDKTGRYGADAFTKTGFTNWKKALIKFVEHVGDADSCHNNARVQIEAFKNQRGSMVNMFRSNACEVNIAYRARLTASLDVTRFLLKQGLSFRGHDESNSSSNRGDCLCLPQQLRNFIAFVRNDSRFSTITNLGSLAQEMVKSGNHLVFRMIELTLVLPVATASVERAFSAMKIVKTDLRNRMKDEWMNDSLVVYIEKEIFSTIDNEKILQRFQSMSTRRNQLSFLSQTETTSSGSPSVYS, encoded by the exons atggaacgttttttttctaaaaaacgTAGAGGTCAACCATCTTGTGATTCAGCTACACCTGCTATTGAAGTCAATGTAGAAGTTGAAGCCaatgtagaagatgaaacaaaTTTTGATGAATACGTCCGTGATCCGGGGTTAAGAAAGCCAATTGAGGAGTTTCCTATTACTATTCGCGATCAAGCACGTAGAGAGTACTTATCTATGGGGCCTTGTCAAGTAGTTGGGCATACCTATCCGAAAACTCAATTTGGTAATCAACTAAGAAGTTTTCAAGATGTTTGGTATCAAAAGTTTGTGTGGCTAGAGTATAGCGTAGCAAAAGATGCTTGTTTTTGCTTTTGGTGTTATATTTTCAAGCATCCGGATAAAACAGGTCGGTATGGAGCAGATGCATTTACAAAAACGGGCTTCACCAATTGGAAAAAGGCTTTAATTAAATTTGTAGAGCACGTTGGAGATGCAGATAGCTGTCACAACAATGCTAGAGTACAAATTGAAGCATTTAAAAATCAAAGAGGGAGTATGGTAAATATGTTTAGATCAAATGCTTGTGAGGTGAACATTGCTTATCGTGCTCGCTTGACCGCCTCATTGGATGTTACTCGTTTTTTGTTGAAGCAAGGATTGTCTTTTCGTGGACATGACGAGTCAAATAGTTCTTCAAATCGAG GTGATTGTCTATGTCTTCCACAACAACTCCGTAATTTCATAGCATTTGTTCGGAATGATTCTCGATTTTCAACAATTACCAATTTGGGAAGTCTTGCTCAGGAAATGGTTAAAAGTGGTAATCATTTAGTTTTTCGAATGATTGAGTTGACATTGGTTTTACCCGTAGCTACTGCTTCTGTTGAGAGAGCATTTTCTGCAATGAAGATTGTTAAGACTGATTTGCGAAACCGTATGAAAGATGAGTGGATGAATGACAGTTTGGTCGTGTATATTGAGAAGGAAATTTTCTCAACTATTGACAACGAGAAGATCTTGCAACGTTTTCAGTCAATGAGTACACGTCGAAATCAACTGTCATTTCTTTCTCAAACAGAGACGACTAGCTCGGGTTCGCCAAGTGTCTATTCATAg
- the LOC130984959 gene encoding uncharacterized protein LOC130984959 isoform X2 — MEKFQQFLNAAQTGNLDLLKKLAKQLDSGMGLAQTVVDVKDANQRGALHFAAREGQTEVCKYLLEELKMDINTKDEDGDTPLTHAARQGHTALTKYLVDHAADPSIPSGLGTTALHHSAGRGNKRRRIKEKEESVERGRTKFREEEIPLTMDMGERTCWTDNDKSVFNSLLRDFRMGELDAEFPNGTFADDGTVNYSKEEFWRALCRLYNNRAAAANASQREPYEMILQGELLRGEIFPPCAACQRIPVFPTSLLKKLAYESYDQSGSGASASAASVTGTGGMFDTELVQVINIVSSMEKRGLISMVEMSKTFDLVNEWV; from the exons ATGGAAAAATTTCAACAATTCTTGAATGCCGCACAGACTGGAAATTTAGACCTCCTCAAAA AATTGGCGAAGCAGCTCGATAGTGGAATGGGGCTAGCTCAAACGGTAGTAGATGTGAAGGATGCCAACCAGAGAGGGGCTCTGCATTTTGCTGCCAGGGAAGGTCAAACTGAGGTTTGCAAGTATTTGCTGGAggagttgaagatggacattaATACAAAGGATGAGGATG GAGATACTCCTCTAACGCATGCTGCTCGGCAAGGGCATACTGCCCTCACGAAGTATCTCGTAGACCATGCTGCTGATCCTTCCATACCAAGTGGATTAGGGACCACTGCGCTGCATCATTCTGCTGGAAGAG GGAATAAAAGGAGGAGGATCAAAGAAAAGGAGGAATCGGTAGAAAGAGGAAGGACGAAATTCAGAGAAGAAGAAATC CCTTTGACGATGGACATGGGAGAACGGACATGTTGGACTGATAACGATAAGTCTGTATTCAATAGTCTTCTGAGAGACTTCAGGATGGGTGAACTGGATGCAGAGTTTCCCAACGGCACCTTTGCTGATGACGGCACCGTCAACTACTCTAAAGAGGAATTCTGGAGAGCTTTATGCAGGCTGTATAATAACAGGGCAGCTGCGGCTAATGCATCGCAACGTGAACCATATGAAATGATTCTTCAGGGTGAACTACTCAGAGGCGAGATTTTCCCGCCTTGTGCAGCTTGCCAGCGGATCCCAGTCTTTCCGACATCTCTCCTGAAGAAGCTAGCTTATGAGTCTTATGACCAGTCTGGATCTGGAGCTTCTGCAAGTGCTGCAAGTGTTACTGGAACTGGTGGAATGTTCGACACCGAACTTGTTCAAGTAATCAATATTGTTAGTAGTATGGAAAAGAGGGGTCTTATATCTATGGTTGAGATGTCGAAGACATTCGACCTAGTCAATGAATGGGTATAA
- the LOC130984961 gene encoding uncharacterized protein LOC130984961, which yields MGDPRNSYDYCAAAEPPPSSASSSSQSYVSEGEDAPPLWTKKRTLTKQLSMREVPRNIAWERRRRQVQQQERRKSEEDLTDEDLNELKGCIELGFGFNAEEGQRLCTTIPALDLYFAVNRQFLTSPLTSPGSTAPTRPPPAPAPAPAPAPLPPTTLSIRSCSFGDSDSWKILNKGDDPQQVKTKLRHWAQAVACSVMQSPVPH from the exons ATGGGAGATCCGCGAAACTCATACGACTACTGCGCAGCAGCCGAGCCGCCTCCGTCGTCCGCGTCGTCGTCGTCCCAGTCGTACGTCTCCGAGGGCGAGGACGCGCCGCCGCTGTGGACGAAGAAGCGCACGCTGACGAAGCAGCTGTCGATGCGCGAGGTGCCGCGCAACATCGCGtgggagcggcggcggcggcaggtcCAGCAGCAGGAGCGGCGGAAGAGCGAGGAGGATCTGACGGACGAGGATCTGAACGAGCTCAAGGGCTGCATCGAGCTCGGGTTCGGGTTCAACGCGGAGGAAGGGCAGAGGCTGTGCACCACCATCCCCGCGCTCGATCTGTACTTCGCCGTGAACCGCCAGTTTCTGACGAGCCCCCTCACCAGCCCCGGCAGCACCGCCCCCACGCGGCCGCCCCCCGCTCCGGCCCCCGCCCCCGCCCCCGCGCCTCTGCCGCCCACCACATTAAGCATCCGATCATGCTCTTTCGGAGATTCCGATTCCTGGAAGATTTTGAACAAAG GCGATGATCCCCAACAAGTGAAGACGAAGTTGAGGCATTGGGCACAAGCGGTAGCATGTTCAGTAATGCAGTCCCCTGTCCCCCATTAG
- the LOC130984955 gene encoding protein WVD2-like 2 isoform X2, with product MSTKSQDDEVCEEEDTSSAASARTNKFKVTVPVAPKFICEERLEKRREYYAKLDEKHKALEKEKQEAEARQKEEEAAAIKELRKSMVYRANPVPSFYHEGPPPKLPLTRPKSPKITRRRSCGDAGKACCGEVRANERAARARGKERIPGGRRSHDNSKAIKDDPQVQEHADYEDE from the exons ATGTCAACAAAGTCGCAGGATGATGAAGTGTGTGAAGAAGAAGACACTTCCT CTGCAGCATCAGCTCGGACGAATAAATTCAAGGTCACGGTTCCCGTTGCTCCAAAATTCATTTGTGAGGAACGGTTAGAGAAACGGAGGGAG TATTACGCGAAGCTGGATGAGAAGCACAAGGCGTTGGAGAAAGAGAAGCAAGAAGCCGAGGCTAGACAGAAG GAAGAAGAAGCAGCAGCCATAAAGGAGCTGAGGAAGAGCATGGTGTACAGAGCGAATCCGGTTCCTAGTTTCTATCACGAAGGACCTCCCCCTAAG CTGCCACTAACGCGGCCTAAATCACCAAAGATAACGAGGAGGAGGAGCTGCGGGGATGCAGGGAAAGCTTGTTGCGGGGAGGTCAGAGCTAATGAACGCGCAGCTCGTGCCAGAGGTAAGGAGCGAATTCCGGGGGGAAGAAGATCACATGATAATAGCAAGGCTATAAAGGATGATCCACAAGTGCAGGAGCATGCAGATTATGAAGATGAGtga
- the LOC130984959 gene encoding uncharacterized protein LOC130984959 isoform X1, with amino-acid sequence MEKFQQFLNAAQTGNLDLLKKLAKQLDSGMGLAQTVVDVKDANQRGALHFAAREGQTEVCKYLLEELKMDINTKDEDGDTPLTHAARQGHTALTKYLVDHAADPSIPSGLGTTALHHSAGRGNKRRRIKEKEESVERGRTKFREEEICYQPLTMDMGERTCWTDNDKSVFNSLLRDFRMGELDAEFPNGTFADDGTVNYSKEEFWRALCRLYNNRAAAANASQREPYEMILQGELLRGEIFPPCAACQRIPVFPTSLLKKLAYESYDQSGSGASASAASVTGTGGMFDTELVQVINIVSSMEKRGLISMVEMSKTFDLVNEWV; translated from the exons ATGGAAAAATTTCAACAATTCTTGAATGCCGCACAGACTGGAAATTTAGACCTCCTCAAAA AATTGGCGAAGCAGCTCGATAGTGGAATGGGGCTAGCTCAAACGGTAGTAGATGTGAAGGATGCCAACCAGAGAGGGGCTCTGCATTTTGCTGCCAGGGAAGGTCAAACTGAGGTTTGCAAGTATTTGCTGGAggagttgaagatggacattaATACAAAGGATGAGGATG GAGATACTCCTCTAACGCATGCTGCTCGGCAAGGGCATACTGCCCTCACGAAGTATCTCGTAGACCATGCTGCTGATCCTTCCATACCAAGTGGATTAGGGACCACTGCGCTGCATCATTCTGCTGGAAGAG GGAATAAAAGGAGGAGGATCAAAGAAAAGGAGGAATCGGTAGAAAGAGGAAGGACGAAATTCAGAGAAGAAGAAATC TGTTATCAGCCTTTGACGATGGACATGGGAGAACGGACATGTTGGACTGATAACGATAAGTCTGTATTCAATAGTCTTCTGAGAGACTTCAGGATGGGTGAACTGGATGCAGAGTTTCCCAACGGCACCTTTGCTGATGACGGCACCGTCAACTACTCTAAAGAGGAATTCTGGAGAGCTTTATGCAGGCTGTATAATAACAGGGCAGCTGCGGCTAATGCATCGCAACGTGAACCATATGAAATGATTCTTCAGGGTGAACTACTCAGAGGCGAGATTTTCCCGCCTTGTGCAGCTTGCCAGCGGATCCCAGTCTTTCCGACATCTCTCCTGAAGAAGCTAGCTTATGAGTCTTATGACCAGTCTGGATCTGGAGCTTCTGCAAGTGCTGCAAGTGTTACTGGAACTGGTGGAATGTTCGACACCGAACTTGTTCAAGTAATCAATATTGTTAGTAGTATGGAAAAGAGGGGTCTTATATCTATGGTTGAGATGTCGAAGACATTCGACCTAGTCAATGAATGGGTATAA
- the LOC130984957 gene encoding uncharacterized protein LOC130984957 isoform X2: MTGWEMILEGVNRFCEVNDIPLIHMEDTITRPGYKRQSITNDHYYRVEIFNEVVDLTIQELNTRFSEASTNLLRCMACLDPRNNFSQFNIDQLMRFTTLYPEDFGPGDCLCLPQQLRNFIAFVRNDSRFSTITNLGSLAQEMVKSGNHLVFRMIELTLVLPVATASVERAFSAMKIVKTDLRNRMKDEWMNDSLVVYIEKEIFSTIDNEKILQRFQSMSTRRNQLSFLSQTETTSSGSPSVYS; encoded by the exons ATGACTGGATGGGAGATGATTTTGGAGGGAGTCAACAGATTTTGTGAGGTGAATGATATTCCCTTGATTCATATGGAAGACACTATAACTCGACCTGGTTACAAGAGGCAAAGCATCACCAATGATCATTATTATCGTGTGGAGATTTTTAATGAG gTTGTTGATCTAACAATACAAGAGCTAAACACTCGGTTTTCCGAAGCTAGCACTAATTTGCTTAGATGCATGGCGTGTCTTGATCCGAGAAATAATTTCTCCCAATTCAACATTGATCAACTCATGCGTTTCACTACTTTATATCCCGAAGACTTTGGGCCAg GTGATTGTCTATGTCTTCCACAACAACTCCGTAATTTCATAGCATTTGTTCGGAATGATTCTCGATTTTCAACAATTACCAATTTGGGAAGTCTTGCTCAGGAAATGGTTAAAAGTGGTAATCATTTAGTTTTTCGAATGATTGAGTTGACATTGGTTTTACCCGTAGCTACTGCTTCTGTTGAGAGAGCATTTTCTGCAATGAAGATTGTTAAGACTGATTTGCGAAACCGTATGAAAGATGAGTGGATGAATGACAGTTTGGTCGTGTATATTGAGAAGGAAATTTTCTCAACTATTGACAACGAGAAGATCTTGCAACGTTTTCAGTCAATGAGTACACGTCGAAATCAACTGTCATTTCTTTCTCAAACAGAGACGACTAGCTCGGGTTCGCCAAGTGTCTATTCATAg